One genomic segment of Chelonia mydas isolate rCheMyd1 chromosome 1, rCheMyd1.pri.v2, whole genome shotgun sequence includes these proteins:
- the RPS11 gene encoding 40S ribosomal protein S11 translates to MADTQTERAYQKQPTIFQNKKRVLLGEGGKEKLPRYYKNIGLGFKTPKEAIEGTYIDKKCPFTGNVSIRGRILSGVVTKMKMQRTIVIRRDYLHYIRKYNRFEKRHKNMSVHLSPCFRDVQIGDIVTVGECRPLSKTVRFNVLKVTKAAGTKKQFQKF, encoded by the exons ATGGCGGACACGCAG ACGGAGCGGGCCTACCAGAAGCAGCCCACCATCTTCCAGAACAAGAAGCgcgtgctgctgggggaggggggcaaggagAAGCTGCCCCGCTACTACAAGAATATCGGCCTGGGCTTCAAGACCCCCAAGGAG GCCATTGAGGGCACTTACATTGACAAGAAATGCCCGTTCACTGGTAATGTCTCTATTCGTGGTCGTATCCTGTCAG GTGTGGTTACCAAGATGAAGATGCAGCGTACCATCGTCATCCGCAGGGATTATTTACACTATATCCGCAAGTACAACCGTTTTGAGAAACGCCACAAGAATATGTCCGTACATCTCTCCCCCTGCTTCAG GGATGTCCAGATTGGGGATATTGTGACTGTGGGGGAATGCCGTCCCCTCAGCAAGACAGTCCGGTTCAATGTCCTCAAGGTCACAAAGGCTGCTGGCACCAAGAAGCAGTTCCAGAAGTTTTAA